From the Manihot esculenta cultivar AM560-2 chromosome 3, M.esculenta_v8, whole genome shotgun sequence genome, one window contains:
- the LOC110611244 gene encoding ethylene receptor 2 — MLKPAAPGLLFLFLLLISVSADDNGFSRCNCDDEGSLWSIENILDCQKVGDFLIAVAYFSIPIELLYFVSCSNVPFKWVLFEFIAFIVLCGLTHLLNGWTYGPHPFQLMVALTVFKILTALVSCATAITLFTLIPLLLKVKVREFMLKKKAWDLGREVGIIMKQKEAGLHVRMLTQEIRKSLDRHTILYTTLVELSKTLGLQNCAVWMPNQIRTEMNLTHPLNEGNYSSMDNRSIPISDPDVVRIKGSDGVNILRPESALAAASSGGSGEPGPVAAIRMPMLRVCNFKGGTPEIIQACYAILVLVLPGGQPRSWTNQELEIIKVVADQVAVALSHAAVLEESQLMREKLEEQNRALQQAKMNAMMASQARTAFQKVMSDGMKRPMHSILGLISMIQDGNLSTEQQILVDAMMKTSNVLATLINDVMEISTKDSGRFPLEVRSFRLHATIKEAACLAKCLCVYRGFGFSINVDKSLPDHVMGDERRVFQVILHMVGNLLDGNNRKGSVALRFLLDNGSQERNDHKWAAWRHSTIDGDVYIRFEITMNNDASESDGSSSVTPVGARSYASDGIDEGLSFSVCKKLVQLMHGKIWAVPNSQGFPQSMGLILRFQLRPSLSIAISESGESSEHPHSNSLFRGLQVLLADADDVNRAVTRRLIEKLGCCVTTVSSGFECLSIIGPTTSTFQVVLLDLQMPELDGFEVASRIRKFRSRSWPLIVALTASADELLWERCSQIGINGVIQKPLMLQGIANELQRVLVQANKVI, encoded by the exons ATGTTAAAACCTGCAGCTCCTGGGCTGTTGTTTCTCTTTTTACTCCTGATATCAGTATCTGCAGATGACAATGGCTTTTCCCGGTGTAATTGTGACGATGAGGGTAGTTTATGGAGTATAGAGAACATTCTAGATTGCCAAAAAGTGGGCGATTTCTTGATTGCTGTGGCCTATTTTTCGATCCCTATTGAACTGTTATACTTTGTTAGCTGCTCTAATGTCCCGTTCAAATGGGTCCTCTTTGAGTTCATTGCCTTCATTGTTCTTTGCGGATTGACCCATTTGCTCAATGGCTGGACCTATGGCCCTCATCCGTTTCAGCTTATGGTTGCCCTTACTGTATTCAAGATTTTAACTGCTTTGGTCTCATGTGCCACCGCCATTACACTTTTCACTCTCATTCCTTTGCTTCTCAAAGTGAAAGTAAGAGAATTTATGTTGAAGAAAAAGGCATGGGATCTTGGCCGTGAAGTTGGGATTATAATGAAGCAGAAAGAAGCTGGGTTGCATGTTCGTATGCTAACTCAAGAGATTCGAAAATCGCTTGATAGGCATACTATTCTTTATACAACCCTTGTTGAGCTATCTAAGACATTGGGTTTGCAGAATTGTGCAGTGTGGATGCCTAACCAGATTAGAACGGAGATGAATTTGACCCATCCGTTGAACGAGGGTAATTATTCAAGTATGGATAATCGTTCAATACCAATTTCTGATCCTGATGTTGTTAGGATTAAAGGGAGTGACGGAGTGAACATACTTAGGCCTGAATCAGCACTTGCTGCTGCAAGCAGTGGAGGATCTGGTGAGCCAGGGCCTGTTGCTGCAATTCGAATGCCAATGCTTCGTGTTTGCAATTTCAAAGGGGGAACTCCTGAGATAATTCAGGCTTGTTATGCAATATTGGTGCTGGTTCTTCCAGGGGGACAGCCTAGATCTTGGACCAACCAAGAATTGGAGATAATTAAAGTGGTAGCTGATCAGGTGGCTGTGGCTCTCTCTCATGCTGCAGTTCTTGAAGAGTCCCAGCTCATGAGGGAGAAGTTGGAGGAGCAAAATCGGGCCTTGCAACAGGCAAAAATGAATGCGATGATGGCAAGCCAGGCTAGGACAGCATTTCAGAAGGTAATGAGTGATGGCATGAAGAGACCTATGCACTCTATTTTAGGCTTGATTTCAATGATACAGGATGGTAATCTGAGTACTGAGCAACAGATCCTCGTGGATGCAATGATGAAGACTAGCAATGTCTTGGCAACATTGATTAATGATGTGATGGAAATTTCAACAAAGGATAGTGGAAGATTTCCATTGGAGGTGAGATCTTTCCGTTTACATGCCACTATCAAAGAGGCTGCTTGTCTTGCCAAGTGCTTGTGCGTTTATAGGGGATTTGGATTTTCAATCAATGTTGACAAATCCTTGCCTGATCATGTCATGGGTGATGAGAGAAGGGTTTTTCAAGTGATTTTGCATATGGTTGGTAACCTGCTGGATGGCAATAACAGAAAAGGGTCTGTGGCACTTCGGTTTCTCTTGGATAATGGAAGTCAGGAAAGAAATGATCATAAATGGGCAGCTTGGAGACATAGCACAATTGATGGGGATGTATATATCAGATTTGAGATCACGATGAACAATGATGCTTCTGAATCAGATGGTTCAAGTTCGGTCACGCCGGTTGGTGCTAGGAGCTATGCCAGTGATGGAATTGATGAGGGCTTGAGCTTCAGTGTTTGCAAAAAGCTGGTCCAG TTGATGCACGGTAAGATCTGGGCAGTCCCTAACTCTCAAGGTTTTCCTCAAAGCATGGGGCTAATTCTGCGGTTTCAACTTCGACCATCCCTGTCAATAGCCATTTCTGAATCTGGAGAATCTTCAGAGCACCCACATTCCAACTCTCTTTTCAGAGGCTTGCAAGTTTTGTTAGCCGATGCAGATGATGTGAACAGAGCTGTGACCCGGAGACTGATTGAGAAACTAGGTTGCTGTGTTACTACTGTTTCATCTGGATTTGAATGTCTTAGCATCATTGGGCCGACTACATCTACTTTCCAAGTCGTTCTTTTGGATCTTCAGATGCCGGAGTTGGATGGATTTGAAGTTGCATCAAGAATCCGGAAGTTCAGAAGCCGTAGTTGGCCATTAATAGTTGCCCTGACAGCAAGTGCTGATGAATTGTTGTGGGAAAGATGTTCACAGATTGGAATAAATGGTGTCATTCAGAAACCACTTATGCTTCAAGGAATAGCAAATGAGCTTCAAAGAGTCCTTGTGCAGGCAAACAAAGTCATCTAA